Within Microbacterium oryzae, the genomic segment CTGCTGAGCCTGCTGCCCGGCTGACCCGCGGCACGGCAGGTCAGGCGACCGGCTGCAGGATGGGCGCGATCGAGATGCCGGCCGACTCCGCGAGGGCGTCGATGTCCGACGCCGCGAACCGCGAGGCCGCGTCGATCAGGATGTGCGCGCAAGCGAGGGCGTCGGCGCCCGCGTCGTGGTGGGCGAAGTCGGTGAAGCCCGCCGCCGCTGCCGCGATCGGCAGCCGGTAGGACTCGAGACGATAGGTGCGCCGGGCGAGCTGCAGGCTGCAGATCGAGCGCCACGGCGGGCAGTCGACGCCGGTGGCCTCGGAGGCGCGACGCAGCACGCCCATGTCGAAGGTCGCACTGTGTGCGGCGAGGGCATCGTCGCCCGCGAAGTCGCGGAGCTCGTCGAACTGCTCCGCCCAGCCGCGCGCATTCACGACGTCCTCGGCGTAGATGCCGTGGATCGTGGAGTTGAACGGGAAGAACTCGTCGAACCCGATCGGCGGCCGGATGAGCCAGGCCGCGCGATCCACGACCATGCCGTCTCGCACCTTCGCCAGCCCCACCTGGCACGCGGACTCCGGTCGGGAGTTCGCCGTCTCGAAGTCGA encodes:
- a CDS encoding 3'-5' exonuclease codes for the protein MPLDFTAIDFETANSRPESACQVGLAKVRDGMVVDRAAWLIRPPIGFDEFFPFNSTIHGIYAEDVVNARGWAEQFDELRDFAGDDALAAHSATFDMGVLRRASEATGVDCPPWRSICSLQLARRTYRLESYRLPIAAAAAGFTDFAHHDAGADALACAHILIDAASRFAASDIDALAESAGISIAPILQPVA